A single region of the Polyodon spathula isolate WHYD16114869_AA chromosome 40, ASM1765450v1, whole genome shotgun sequence genome encodes:
- the LOC121304969 gene encoding zinc finger protein 23-like, which translates to MDVSISVSFLQDELASTVEHAVKAAVDTVLCEIAKVVGSKLTEFQVEMAGKQKENEILKLRLEISESELKAVRECMGAAGAGIEQPAALQDPIESHAIPESEAVYTQEEPFEQEWCARLMQVTELPFVKDEEVPQQECVPIKEEFIERECVPVAEEVPNENNVCTLESNKLGSSLCDDSPSECEVGFREHNSTPSPHCKNSSSGKPQHNKHRETTPQEENVKKLRTHSVKIPSLQNRPPLTTESTETPHSTCFNSSEAQGNLKTLPHSMTGGKSSCQLGSDKTHKGNHTGGTPLPCAVCGKSFKFLSKLEVHQRVHTGEKPYHCTECGKRFSQLGNLKIHLHSHAGDLLFHCADCGKSFLLLEKLKSHQRVHTGEKPHHCSECGKGFSRLQSLEIHQRIHTGEKPYHCAECEKSFSCLENLKIHQRVHTGERPYHCFECGKRFTQLGRLQLHQRIHTGDKPYHCAECEKSFSCLGNLKIHQRVHTGEKPHRCPECGSSFTQLQSLQSHQRIHTGEKPYHCEACGKIFSCLANLKRHNKIHTRV; encoded by the exons ATGGACGTCAGCATCTCCGTGTCCTTCCTTCAAGACGAGCTCGCCTCTACCGTCGAGCACGCAGTGAAGGCGGCTGTTGACACTGTCTTGTGTGAAATCGCCAAAGTTGTCGGCAGCAAATTGACTGAATTTCAGGTGGAAATGGCTGGAAAGCAGAAAGAGAATGAGATTCTGAAGCTGAggttggaaatatcagagagcgagttgaaagctGTGCGGGAATGCATGGGCGCTGCAGGTGCAGGCATTGAACAACCTGCGGCATTGCAAG ATCCCATCGAGAGCCACGCTATCCCTGAATCTGAAGCAGTTTACACACAAGAGGAGCCCTTTGAGCAGGAGTGGTGTGCCCGTCTAATGCAGGTTACAGAGCTGCCgtttgttaaagatgaagaggtccctcaACAGGAATGTGTTCCCATTAAAGAGGAATTCATTGAACGGGAATGTGTCCCCGTCGCAGAGGAAGTTCCTAATGAAAATAATGTCTGTACACTTGAGAGCAACAAGCTGGGATCCAGTCTGTGTGATGATTCTCCATCTGAATGTGAAGTGGGATTTAGAG AACACAACTCCACTCCATCACCGCACTGCAAAAACTCTTCTAGTGGCAAACCTcagcacaataaacacagagagacgaCACCCCAAGAAGAAAATGTGAAGAAACTGAGAACTCACTCAGTTAAAATCCCTTCTTTACAAAACAGACCCCCTCTTACTACGGAGAGTACAGAGACACCACATTCTACATGTTTTAACAGTTCTGAAGCCCAGGGCAACTTGAAGACCTTGCCTCATTCAATGACAGGTGGGAAGAGCTCCTGTCAATTAGGCTCTGATAAGACTCACAAGGGAAATCACACAGGAGGGACTCCATTGCCCTGTGCTgtttgtgggaagagtttcaaatttttatcaaAGCTTGAAGTCCACCAGCGtgttcacactggagagaagccttatcactgtactgagtgtgggaagagattcagtcagTTAGGAAACCTTAAAATCCACCTTCACAGTCATGCAGGAGACCTACTTTTtcactgtgctgactgtgggaagagtttcctTCTGTTAGAAAAACTTAAAAGTCACCAGcgtgttcacacaggagagaaacctcatcactgttctgaatgtggAAAGGGTTTCAGCCGATTGCAAAGCCTTGAAatccaccagcgcattcacacaggagagaaaccgtatcactgtgCTGAGTGTGAGAAGAGTTTCAGTTGTTTAGAAAACCTTAAAATCCACCAGCGTGTTCACACAGGCGAGAGACCGTATCACTGCTTtgagtgtgggaagagattcacgCAGTTAGGACGTCTTCAAttacaccagcgcattcacacggGAGATAAACCGTATCACTGTGCTGAGTGTGAGAAGAGTTTCAGTTGTTTAGGAAACCTCAAAATCCACCAGCgggttcacacaggagagaaacctcatcGCTGCCCCGAATGTGGGAGTAGTTTCACACAATTACAAAGTCTTCAATCACACCAGCGcatccacacaggagagaaaccttatcactgtgaAGCATGTGGTAAAATTTTCAGTTGTTTAGCAAACCTTAAAAGACACAATAAAATCCACACACGTgtgtaa